In the genome of Pempheris klunzingeri isolate RE-2024b chromosome 3, fPemKlu1.hap1, whole genome shotgun sequence, one region contains:
- the ccdc85al gene encoding coiled-coil domain containing 85A, like, producing the protein MEKATPPPQPQLQLSIAKTESPAEDISGLTDEELLKWTKEDLVRRLRRSEADKMSVILDHGNLIREVNRSLQLHLNEIRGLKDINQKLQEDNRELRDLCCFLDDDRQKGKRVSREWQRLGRYSASIMRKEVTLYLQKLKELELRQEEVIRENLELKELCLLLDEEKGVVGGGGGVGGSGGGMSVGMGGCRNSIDSQNSLLLVPGHGLLMRDVGDGSSTSSAGSADSSDHPHQKHLAPGVGGVGSGGEKRSPELVHKPRCSSISGIGGISAGDKEVSSPEHPAGRHRSTSLEYPYTLPQLCRPRCGSISVPDHSRVMRGLSPEKYGRNVGRRSPEQHPKHHSSDLLLGQRQHFLGQGGSGELYQRHHRSSISSTGCGSPEPRVAHLGTTEHHEKVLGGSPETHRHQYSMSPDHVKFGSPVREGQRRPAGDELSPHHRSIYNGVNALISAGCCTNNCRNVKLWDSFDASS; encoded by the exons ATGGAGAAAGCCACTCCGCCGCCCCAGCCCCAGCTCCAGCTGTCGATAGCGAAGACCGAAAGTCCGGCGGAGGACATCTCCGGTCTGACCGACGAGGAGCTGCTCAAGTGGACCAAGGAGGACCTGGTGCGGCGGCTGAGGCGGTCCGAGGCCGACAAGATGAGCGTGATTCTGGACCACGGGAATCTCATCCGAGAGGTCAATCGCAGCCTTCAGCTGCACTTGAACGAGATCAGGGGGCTGAAG gaCATTAATCAGAAGCTGCAGGAGGACAACCGTGAGCTGCGGGACTTGTGCTGCTTCCTGGATGACGACCGCCAGAAAGGCAAGCGTGTATCCAGGGAGTGGCAGCGCTTGGGACGTTACAGTGCCAGCATCATGCGCAAAGAGGTGACCCTCTACCTCCAGAAACTCAAGGAGCTGGAGCTTCGACAGGAGGAGGTAATCCGGGAGAACCTGGAGCTGAAGgagctctgcctgctgctggacGAGGAGAAGGGGGTGGTAGGTGGGGGAGGTGGCGTCGGAGGAAGTGGAGGGGGAATGAGTGTAGGGATGGGAGGTTGCCGCAACTCCATAGACAGCCAGAATAGTTTGCTGCTGGTGCCTGGGCACGGGCTCCTGATGAGGGATGTGGGGGACGGGAGCAGCACCTCCAGCGCAGGCAGCGCTGACAGCTCCGATCACCCTCACCAAAAGCACTTGGCTCCAGGGGTGGGTGGAGTTGGTAGtggtggggaaaaaaggagCCCAGAGCTTGTGCACAAACCCAggtgcagcagcatcagtggaaTAGGAGGCATAAGTGCAGGAGACAAGGAGGTGTCCAGCCCTGAGCACCCTGCTGGGCGCCACCGGAGTACAAGCCTGGAGTACCCATACACCCTGCCCCAGCTCTGCCGGCCCCGCTGCGGCTCCATATCCGTGCCTGATCACAGTCGAGTCATGCGGGGCCTCAGTCCGGAAAAATACGGGAGGAACGTGGGCCGCCGTAGTCCGGAGCAGCACCCCAAGCACCACAGCTCCGATCTCCTTCTGGGCCAGAGGCAGCACTTCCTGGGTCAGGGAGGCAGCGGGGAGCTCTATCAGAGGCACCACAGGAGCAGCATTAGCAGTACTGGCTGTGGGAGCCCCGAGCCCCGGGTGGCACATTTAGGGACCACTGAGCACCATGAAAAGGTCCTGGGGGGCAGCCCAGAAACTCATAGGCACCAGTACAGTATGAGTCCTGACCATGTGAAGTTTGGCAGCCCTGTGAGAGAGGGGCAGAGGAGGCCAGCCGGAGACGAGCTGTCGCCACATCATCGGAGCATCTACAATGGTGTTAatg
- the sec23b gene encoding protein transport protein Sec23B produces MSTYQEFIQQNEDRDGVRFSWNLWPSSRLEATRLVVPVSCLFTPLKERPDLPPVQYEPVLCSRANCKAVLNPLCQVDFRAKIWACNFCFQRNPFPPSYAGISEVNQPAELMPQFSTIEYIVQRGPPTPLIFLYVVDTCLEEEDLQALKESLQMSLSLLPPNALVGLITFGRMVQVHELSCEGIAKSYVFRGTKDLSSKQIQEMLGLTKPAAPGQQGRPPAPQDAAASCRFLQPVHRVDMNLTDLLGELQRDPWPVPQGKRPLRSTGVALSVAVGLLEGTFPNTGARVMLFIGGPPTQGPGMVVGDELKTPIRSWHDIQKDNARHLKKATKYYEALANRSAVNGHCIDIYACALDQTGLLEMKCLSNLTGGHIVMGDSFNTSLFKQTFQRVFSKDYNGDFRMAFGGVLEVKTSRELKVCGAIGPCVSLNSKGSYVSENEMGVGGTSQWKVCSLNPSTTLAMYFEVVNQHNAPVPQGGRGVVQFVTQYQHSNTQRRIRVSTIARNWADAQTQIQHIESSFDQEAAAVLMARLGVFRAESEEGPDVLRWLDRQLIRLCQKFGQFNKDDPTSFKLSESLSLYPQFMFHLRRSPFLQVFNNSPDESSYYRHHFVRQDLTQSLIMVQPILYSYSFYGPPEPVLLDSSSILPDRILLMDTFFQLVIYHGETIAQWRKAGYQEMAEYENFKQLLQAPLDDAQEILQTRFPMPRYIDTEHGGSQARFLLSKVNPSQTHNNLYAWGQETGAPILTDDVSLQVFMDHLKKLAVSSSA; encoded by the exons ATGTCGACCTACCAGGAGTTCATCCAACAGAATGAGGACAGGGACGGGGTGAGGTTCAGCTGGAACCTCTGGCCCTCCAGCCGCCTGGAGGCCACCAGGCTAGTGGTCCCAGTCTCCTGCCTCTTCACGCCACTCAAGGAGAGACCTGACCTGCCACCGGTCCAGTACGAACCAGTCCTGTGCAGCCGAGCCAACTGCAAGGCAGTGCTTAACCCACTATG TCAAGTTGACTTCAGAGCAAAAATATGGGCGTGCAACTTCTGCTTCCAGAGAAACCCG TTCCCTCCCTCTTATGCAGGCATATCAGAAGTGAACCAACCAGCTGAACTCATGCCACAGTTTTCTACCATTGAGTACATAGTACAG CGTGGACCCCCAACCCCTCTGATCTTCCTGTACGTGGTGGACACATGTTTGGAAGAAGAGGACCTCCAGGCCCTCAAGGAGTCCTTGCAGATgtccctcagcctgctgccgcCCAACGCCCTGGTGGGCCTCATTACATTCGGACGCATGGTTCAGGTTCACGAGCTCAGCTGCGAGGGGATCGCCAAGAGCTACGTGTTCAGGGGCACCAAGGACCTCTCCTCCAAGCAGATCCAG gagaTGCTGGGTTTAACAAAGCCAGCAGCGCCAGGACAACAAGGTCGCCCACCAGCCCCCCAGGACGCTGCAGCCTCTTGCAG GTTCCTTCAGCCCGTGCACAGAGTCGACATGAATCTGACTGACTTGCTTGGTGAGCTTCAGAGGGACCCGTGGCCTGTCCCTCAGGGCAAACGGCCCCTCCGCTCCACTGGCGTTGCACTGTCTGTTGCTGTCGGCCTGCTGGag GGTACATTCCCCAACACAGGGGCGCGTGTGATGCTGTTCATCGGAGGGCCCCCCACCCAGGGCCCTGGCATGGTGGTGGGAGACGAGCTGAAAACCCCCATCCGCTCCTGGCATGACATCCAGAAAGACAATGCCCGCCATTTGAAGAAAGCCACCAAG TACTATGAAGCCTTGGCCAACCGCTCAGCAGTGAACGGCCACTGTATCGACATCTACGCCTGTGCTCTAGACCAGACTGGACTGCTGGAGATGAAGTGCTTATCTAATCTCACCGG GGGGCACATTGTGATGGGAGACTCCTTCAATACCTCCTTGTTCAAGCAGACCTTCCAGAGAGTCTTCAGCAAAGACTACAACGGAGACTTCCGCATGGCCTTCGGAGGCGTCCTGGAGGTCAAG ACATCAAGGGAACTGAAGGTTTGCGGGGCCATCGGACCGTGTGTTTCTCTCAACTCCAAGGGTTCCTATGTTTCAGAGAAT GAGATGGGTGTCGGTGGCACCAGCCAGTGGAAAGTGTGCAGCCTCAATCCTTCCACCACTTTGGCCATGTATTTTGAAGTGGTGAATCAG cACAATGCTCCAGTCCCCCAGGGTGGCCGAGGGGTGGTCCAGTTTGTAACCCAGTATCAACACTccaacacacagaggaggataCGGGTTTCTACCATCGCCAGGAA CTGGGCAGATGCACAGACCCAAATTCAGCACATCGAGTCGTCGTTCGACCAGGAAGCGGCCGCAGTGCTCATGGCTCGCTTGGGAGTCTTCAGAGCGGAGTCGGAGGAGGGCCCAGACGTCCTGCGCTGGCTTGACAGGCAGCTCATCCGCCTG TGTCAGAAGTTCGGCCAGTTCAACAAAGATGATCCTACATCCTTCAAACTGTCAGAGTCTCTGTCCCTGTACCCACAG TTTATGTTCCACCTGCGGCGGTCGCCCTTCCTGCAGGTGTTCAACAACAGCCCAGATGAGTCGTCCTATTACAGGCACCACTTTGTCAGGCAGGACCTGACCCAGTCCCTGATCATGGTCCAGCCCATCCTCTACTCATACTCCTTCTATGGACCACCAGAG CCCGTTCTCCTGGACAGCAGCAGTATCCTGCCAGATCGAATCCTGTTGATGGACACTTTCTTCCAGCTGGTTATCTACCATGGAGAG ACCATAGCTCAGTGGCGAAAGGCAGGCTACCAGGAAATGGCAGAGTACGAGAACTtcaagcagctgctgcaggctcCGCTCGACGACGCCCAGGAGATCCTACAGACGCGCTTCCCCATGCCGCGCTACATCGACACCGAGCACGGAGGCTCGCAGGCTCGCTTCCTGCTCTCCAAGGTCAACCCATCCCAGACCCACAATAACCTCTACGCCTGGGGACAG GAGACGGGAGCCCCGATCCTCACTGATGACGTCAGCCTGCAGGTGTTCATGGACCACTTGAAGAAACTGGCCGTCTCCAGCTCCGCGTAG